The DNA window CCGTTCTCGCTGCTTTGTCTTGCATCATGCTCCTCGGCCGACCTGCACTGGCGGGCCCAGGAGACGCAGAGGCCAATCGGGGCATCGCCCTGGCGAGGCGGGGAGATTGTGTCCAGGCGGTGCCTCTTCTGGAGGAGGGGGAGTCCAAGCGCCACCGACCCAACTCCGCCCTCGCCCTCGCAGAGTGCTACGCGAAGCTGGGGGACCTCCTTCGAGCCAGTGAGCTGTTTCACGCCATCGCAGCCGAGAAGCCCGGGCGAAAGTACGGATGGTGGGACAACGCTGCCATCAAGCGTGCCGCCGCAAAGGCCAAAGCGGTCGACGAGCGCATCCCGACCCTCACCCTCGAGATCGAGGAGCTCTACGGAGCGCTGGAAATCGAGATTGACGGGCGACCGGTCGAGGATACCACCCAGCCCATCAAGATCCCCCCGGATCGACCTGTCGCCCTCGTCGCGCGCGCCACAGGACGACAGGATCTGAAGGAAGAGGTGACGCTCCACGAGGGAGAGCGGCGCGTCATGAAGCTCAGGCTGCTGGCGCTTCCACCACCTCCTCCGAGAAAACCACCTGGGGACCCGGAAGAAAGCGATGTGTCCCCACATCCCGAGCCCCGTCTATGGATCGGCGGCGGCTACCAGGGGTTCATCGTCCCTTGGTTCATGTTCGGCTTCTTCGGAGACGGAGGCCGCACGATGCTGGTTCCCGGTGGGACCGTGTCGCTCGGCTTCAAGACCTCCGCCATCGACATAACCGTGGCGGCATCTTACGCGAGCTTCCGCCTCGGTGAGACCCCGTTCAAGCCGGCAGGATCACCAGACACCGACTACGAGATCATCGAGAGTGATCTGCAAGCGCTCCTCGCCAGCGTCCACGTGGCGTGGGATCTGCCTCTCGACGCTCGGGGGCGCTTTCATCTCCGCATCGGAGGCGGCCTCGGTCTCGGATGGGCGTTCACCGGCGATCTGTATCGATCCCAGGCCTATCCCCTCCCCGGAGCGGCAAACGATCTCGCACGATGGAAGCGTTGCCGTGGTCCGAACAACCCCGAAGGCACCTTCCTCTACTGCAATCAGCTCGATCACGACGCCGATCGCTACCCTGGCTACACCGAACCGAGCTGGTTTGCCGGCGGCTACCGGCCGACGTTCTTCCCTTACCTCGCGCTGCCAGAGATCGGCCTCGCCATCCACCCTTCCCCCAAGATCGCCATCGATTTCACCGTGGGAGCGTCCCTCACGGGGCTGCTCACCCGGGCGGGGGTCCGCTTCGGCCTTTGATCTCGCCGCGCCTCACCCACGTACGGCGCCGACGCCGCACCGCAGCAACCATCACGGACATCCCGAACAGCGCGATCGCGCCGCCTCCTGCCGTCGACGCGCTCGCTGGTGACATGCCGCAGCGCCCTGGCGCCTGATCGTCTCCACACTCGCGCGCAAAGCCATGACGCGGAATCGGGTTGCAGTGCCCGCTGCCCTCCTCGCGGGGCGGATACGTGGCGCAGATCCCTGCCGCATCATCCGGAGAGAGCACCCTGAAGTCCGTCGAGTACACGTCGTACACGGGGCGCATGGTCGCATCATCGGTCAGCGCGTGGCCCATGCCCAGGAAGTGACCGGCCTCGTGGGTCAGGACCGATCGGAGATCGTACATGTCCCCATCCACGAACTCGTAGTTGGCGGTGTTGACCTCGATGTCGGCGTTGTACAGCTCGCCGTTCCTGGGATCGTAGCTGACGGTGGTGAGCGCGATGTTGTGCTGCCCGTCGACGTGGGGCCACACCTCGTCGCGGAAGACGAGGATGTTCGCGTTGCCCGCCTTCTTGTTGTACTCGGTCTGATCGCAGGTCACCGTCCCCATGTTCTCGACGCTGATGCCCGGCGTCGCTCCTCCACAGTCCGCGGTCTGCCAGGCGTCGAAGGCAGCGTCGAGCGCCTCGTTTGCACGCTCCAGCGTCACATCGCTCGATGCATCTTCCTGGAGGGCGAAGCCGATGCACGAGCGCTTCCACTGCAGGGGCAAGCATCCCTCGATGATCTCCCCGTCACACGCATCCACCCCTCTGCAGGTGGTGGAGCGACAGTATGCCGCCGCCTCGCTCGTCGCGAGCAACGCAAAGGCCGAGGCGACGACCACCGCCGACGCACGCGAGCCAGAAGCCATCGTCAAAGAAGAGCGCCCGGGAACGCGGCATGCAAGCCCCTGCGCTTCCTCAGCACCATCCCCTGCGTTCAATGCGTTGCGCCAGGAGCCGCGCCCTTCGTTCACCTGGCCAGATGGATGGGCCTGCCGAGCTTCCGGGACAGCACCGCGTCCACAGCGTTCCAGAGCTCATCCCCGCTCTTCGATGCCACCCAGCGCCCTTCGTTGTGCCGGTAATCGAAGTGCCAGGCCGAACGCTCCGCGGCCATCCAGATCTGCCGCGCCGCACGGTGGCTGTTGATCACGAACTTCACCCCATCCTCGAACTCGATCGTCAGGATGCCGCTCGACAGATCCGACTCCGGTCCGTCGGTCAGATCCATGATCCGATCCTGCAGCTCCCGGAGCGTCCGATCTGCGGCCGCCTCATACACCTGCTCCGGAACCGACGCGTCGCTCATGGCAGGCGGTTATACCCGCACGCACGCCAGACGTCGCCCTGTAGATTTGGCCGTGCTCGCTCGCCGAGCCCCCTCTCCTGCCGACAGAACGCCCGCGTCCCTCTTCGAAGACAACGTCTGGACAGCCAGCAGGCCAGGCCGGAATGGCCTCCTGTAGCAGGAGGGATGAGCATCGGCGACAGCGACACACGCGCGTCGAAGGTTTGCCTCCGGTCCTGGGGCGTGCAACGCCCGACCCATCGATGCTCCGTTATCAGACCGTACTTTTCGATCTCGACGGCACCCTGGTCGACTCGATCCGTCTCATCCTCGACAGCTTCCACCACACCTTCGCCGCGTTCGGCCTCCCCCCACGCGACGAGGCCGAGCTGCTCCGCGGCATCGGCGTCCCCCTCGCCAAGCTGCTCTCCGGATGGAGCCCCGATCCCGCGACGGCCGACGCGATGCTGGCCACGTTCCGCGCATACAATCAGGAGCGCCACGACGCCACCATCCGCCCTTACCCCGGCATCCTCAGCGCCGTCGACACCCTCGGGGCGCTCGGCGTTCGCCTCGGCATCGTCACCAGCAAGACCCGGCGCTTCGCCGAGATGGGCCTCCGGGTGACCGGCCTGGAGGCGGCGTTCCCCGTCCTGGTCTGCGGGGACGAGGTCACCCACCCCAAGCCCCACCGGGAGCCGGTGGACCGCGCGCTCGCACTCCTGTACGCCGCGCCCGAGGAGGCACTCTTCGTGGGCGACAGCCTGCACGACCTTCACGCTGGCAACGCGGCCCACGTGGCCACCGGCGCCGCCCTGTGGGGCGCCTTCACACGCGAAGACCTGGTCAGCGGGAACCCCACACACTGGCTCAGCACGCCCCACGAACTGCTCGAGGTGGTGCAGGGGGAACGCCTGTCCACCACCAGTGGATCCGGGTAAGATGCCCCCAACCGTGCCCTTCAAGTCGACCATTTCCGTTCCAGCGTCGAGCGCCTCGCGCTCGCTCCGACGCCTTGCTCCCCTCTTCGCAGCCTTCGCCCTGCCTCTCGGGGCAGGAGGATGTTCGCTGATCGTCGAGCAGAGCACCACGCAGTGCGAGACGAACGACGACTGCGTGAGCTTCCCTGGAGCGATCTGCTCCGCGGAGAAGGTCTGCGTCTCGAGCGCCAACGCCGCCTGCTCCACGAACCAGGAGTGCGTGTCGCGACTCGGCAACAACTACGTCTGCGTCCCCTCCGCAGGTACATGCAAGAGCCTCGTCTCCGAGCAGTGCCAGACCATCGTCGGCACGCCAGCTCCGGATGACGCCATCATCCTCGGCTCGATCGCCCCGACCACCGGCGTCGATGAAGGCATCGGCGTCCCCATCGAGAACGCGGCTCGGGTCGCCGTCCACGACTTCCGCGATACTGCCGCCCAGATCGCCGACCGCCCCCGCCAGCTCGTCATGGTGGGCTGCACCGACGACAGCAGCTCGGAGACGGCACGGACTGCGACCCGCCACCTGCTCTCGCTCGACTCGCCCGCCATCATCGGGGCAGCGTTCAGCGGCATCACCATGGACATCAAGGACGAGACCATCGCCGCCGGGACGCTCCTCATGTCTCCCTCGGCGACCGCCGTCGGGCTCGGCGATCTCGTCGACAAGAGCCTGGTGTGGCGCACCGCGCCTCCCGACACGTACCAGGCCCAGGCGATCGCGCTCTACATCAGCCAGTACCTCGAAGGTCAAGTGGCCGAGTCGCCCCTCAAGGTGGCCGTCCTACACCGCGGCGACGATTACGGCCGGCAGCTCCGGCAGGCGCTGGAGAACGAGCTGATCCTCAACGGCCAGCGCCCCACCCACCCGACCAACAGTGCGAACTACCTGCGCTTCGACTACGGCGACCCCGACAACCCCGATACCAACCCGCCGAAGCTCCAGGAGGCCGTCAACGCGGCGCTGACGAGCCAGCCGCACATCGTCGTGCTGGTCGGGTACTCCGAAGCGGTCAACGACATCTTCGTGCCGCTGGAGAAGGCGCTGGCCGAGCGGCCCCCGGCCACGACCACATTGCCTTACTACGTGATGACGGACGGCGTGGTCAGCTCGGATCTCTGGGATACCATCGGGACCAACAACACACTTCGTAAGCGGGTCAGTGGGACGACCCCAGGGAGAGCGCGCTCGAACCCTGTGTTCCAGGCCTTCGCCAAGACCTACAAGGCGCGCTTCGACGACGGCGGCTCCGAGGTCTTCGGCGCCGCAGAGGCCTACGACGCCGTGTACGTTCTCGGCTACGCCGCAGCCACGCTTGGCACGAATCCGGTCACGGGCCCTGGGCTCGCAGAGGGGATCGGCAAGCTCATCCCGCCGGGCACCCCCATCGACGCCGGCGCCGCCGCCATCCCCGACGCGATCACACGGCTTCGCGCAGGCGAGAAGATCGACTTCACCGGCGCCTCCGGTCCCCTCGACTTCGATCTGGGCAAGGGCGAGGCAGCCGGCGACATCCAGATCTGGTGCATTCCCTCCGGCCTCGATGGCCGCGCCAGGAGCAACATCCTGGCTGGCCTCTTCCTCGACGCGGCGGATCCTGGAACCCTCAAGGGCTCCCTGAGCAGCGCCTGCGACTGACCAGCAGAGAACGCCTCGCTCTCACCAGGCCAGGATCGACAACGACACCATGTCGATGCTCCCTGAGTCGTTCGTGTCCCCATCCGCCACGCAGACCCGCCAGCTCCCGGTCGCGGGTTTCCCATGAAAGTCCGAGAAAGCGGTCCCAGGTCCCCTTTCCGGTGCGGGCGCGTAGTCGCAGCGGTTGTCGTCCTTGCAGACCACGCTGCCGCCACCGATCGAACTCCCCATCGTCTGCGCGGAGCGCGCCTCACCATCCGCGAAGCGGATGGGATGGGCTGCCTCGAGGTTCGAGGAGTCTCCGTTCGATCCGAAGGAAGAGTCTTCGGGATCGTTCACGCCAGGACGGCTCATGACCGTGAGCACCGTCTCGTCAGGACTGGCCACCTTGATGACCAGATCACCCAGGTAGGGATGCTGGATCCCAACGCTGAGTTCCACCTGCCGCACGAGAGCGTCACTGGCCGTCGTCACCGCGATGGGCACGCACACCATCGAAGCCAGACTGCCGTCATAACGCGCATCATCCGGGATCGAGATCCCCAGACGGGGCCCCTCGGTGAACGGCGTGAGCGTGGCTTCCTCACAGACGCTCGGCGCGCCGCTGCACGTGTACCCGTCGTCGACACCGCACGCCGAGCAGCCGTCTCCCGAGACCCCGTTGCCATCGTCGCAACGCTCACCGGCATCGATCGCGCCGTCACCACATCGCGGCACGGGCTCCCCCGAGCCTCCCTCTCCACCGGTTCCAGGTCCGCCACCGCCGGCATCGCCTCCCCCCTCGCCCGCACTGCCAGCGCTTCCCGCACCTGTGCCGCCGTTTCCATCCGGATCCGCCGCATCGGGTCCCGTTCCCATCACATCGAGGGTGCAGGAGAGCGCACTCATCGCCGCAGCGACGAGGAGCGCGACGCCAACACCTGTGCCGAGCTGTCGATCCGGGGTCCTCACAAGGACGAGCCTAACACGTGCTGACTCATCGTTTTTGCTCAGCTTTTACCTTCGAGTCCCGGCGCGGCGGGATCCGATCCAGCGAGCGTCGACGGCTTCACCCGGAGAAGAAAAGATCGGTGATGCGTACGCACACTGTCGCCCTCGACCTTCTTCGGCTCGTCATGATCCGGCCGCGCAGTGTTCGCCACCTCGCGCCGAACTGCAGCGCGCACCACCGTTCCACGCCTTCATCAGCATGAGGCTCCACGAGAACGCCCCGCCCCGCAGCGGCGCAGGCCGCGCACCGACTGCATGACGTCGATCCGGTCGGTGTTCTTCATCGAACGCGCCGGGAACAGGCCCGACGCAGCGCTCACATCGCTCTACCACGCATCATGTCCTCAGCGTGCTCTGTCCACGGACGCGTCGCTCACGCACATGCGTCGCGGCTCGTTCCGGCGCTGCATGCCGCGTCACCCTTGCCTCCACGGCAACCTTCGTGACCCTACCGCACGCGCTTCATGGCTCGCTGCATCGCCACATGCCGCGTCACCATGCCCGTGCAGCGACCTCCTTCACCCCTTCGCCATCACGGCCTCTCTCGCCGTCGGCATTCCGACTCGACGCGACACTCTCCCCCCTTACGGGGACGCGCCCCCGGCTGCCTCGATGCCGCACCTGCCAGCGCCCTCCCGCTCCTCCCACGAGGCCCTCGCGCGCCCTGCAGAACCCGCCTTCCCGAATGAGCGCCCCTCTCGCCCGCATTTCTTGCGCATCCCCCTCACCTCGTCCTCTTCGGCGCGGCTGTCTGGCACCTACCCGGGGGAATAAGGCACGCCACTCGCGCGTCCAGTCTGAACGTGTGGTGCCTGCGGCCGGCCCACCTTGAGCGAGTTCTCTCCCACGAGCGGTGGCAAAGCGACGGATCCGTCGATATAAGGACCGCCCAGAAAGGAGCCTCTGAATGTTCACCTCTCGAGAAGGTCAGCGCGTCCCTGACGTGACCCTCCGTGTTCGCCAGGACGGCGAATGGAAGGACATCACCACCAAGCAGCTTTTCGGAGGCAAGACGGTCATCGTCTTCGCCCTGCCCGGAGCTTTCACGCCCACGTGCTCCACGGCGCACGTGCCCCGCTACAACGAACTCTTTCCCGCGTTCCAGGCGCGCGGCGTCGACGAGATCGTCTGTGTCTCCGTCAACGACTCCTTCGTGATGGACGCCTGGAAGCAGGACCAGAAGGCCGACAAGGTCTCGTTCGTTCCCGATGGGAACGGCGTGTTCTCCGAGGCCATGGGCATGCTCGTCGACAAGGCGGACCTCGGCTTCGGCAAGCGCTCGTGGCGCTACTCGATGCTCGTCCGTGATGGCGTGATCGAGAAGCAGTTCATCGAGCCCGAGAAGCCCGGCGATCCCTACGAGGTCTCGGATGCAGACACCATGCTGCGCCACCTCGGCGGCACCGCGCACCACGACGTCCTGCTCTTCACCAAGCCCGGCTGCGGTCACTGCGCCCGCGCCAAGCGGCTCCTGGAGGAGAACAAGCTGCCGTATGCCGAGCTGCCCAGCTCCCCCCGCGTGCTCCGCGCCCTCCCGGGCGGCGGCACGACGCCCCAGGTGTTCGTCGATGGCAAGCACATCGGCGGCGCCGACGAGCTGGAGAAGTGGCTCCAGACGGCTGGCAAGTAAAGCCGACCGAGTCCTGTCGGTCGCGACGCAGGGTGCATCGCGCATCCTGCGTCCGCGCTCGAGCTTCCCCCCCTTCATCCCTCACGGCCATCACGCCGAGAACGACGCTCGAGCTGCCACGCAGCACTCGACGCGCCCTGCGCTCGACCTCACGCGTCATGAGCGACGGAGGTGCGTCCACGGGGCGCCCCAGAGCGCCCGCGCCCAGCGTTCAACCTTGCCTGAATCGAGCGATGGTGAGACCAGCCCCCCCGGCAGGGAGCTCCCGCGCCGCCACGTTGATCCCGGCCAGGTAGCGCCACCCCGTCCCATCGTGACGAAAGTCCGACAGCTCCACGAACGAGCGATCCCGCCCCCGCTCGAAGATCTTCGCGAGAAACAGCACCCGCGCGACGCCCACCTCGTCGACGTCCTCCGCGTCGAGCAGCGTGAGCCCCATGTAACGGAGCTGGCCATCCTTGATGGCGCGCGTGTACAGCGTCGCGTCGAGCGCGCGATCTGGATGTGCGGCGTCCAGCGTGCGCACGAGGTACGCGGCCTCCTTGAGCGCGAACGCCGCATACCGTGAACGAACGAGGGTCCGGGGATCCGGCGGCTCTCCCCCTGCGTGGAAGGGCGCGCAGCACGCGCGGTAGGACAGGCCGGAAGTGCAGGGACAGAGCTGAGGTTTCGGCATGGCTCGCGGCGCTGGGGTCAGTTGGCGCGGCCCCTCGCCGTCATCATCCTGCCGGCTGCCGGGAGAGAGGCCATCCTCTCGAAATCACTGGCACGCCCGGCAGGATTCGAACCTGCGACCCGCGGCTTAGAAGGCCGCTGCTCTATCCAGCTGAGCTACGGGCGCGTGCGACGCGGGCCCCTCGTAGCGCATCACGGGCTCAGAATCGAGCTTTCGCGAAAGCTCCCGACATTTCGCACGAGCCCCTGCTCCTCAAGGCACCGCGACGCGGCCGGCTTGCTCGCCCGTGCGGCCGTAACGCCGCTGGCGACGGCCATACGCAGCGAGGGCTTGGTCGAGCACGGACTCGTCGAAGTCGGGCCAGAGCACGTCGGAGAAGAACAGCTCCGCGTACGCGGACTCGTAGAGCAAGAAGTCGCTGAGCCGCTTCTCTCCACCCGTGCGCACGATGAGATCCGGGTCGGGCAACTCGCTCGTGGTGAGGAAGCTGCGCAGCGACGCCTCGTTGATCTCCTCGGGGATCACCAGCCCGGCCTGGGCGCGCGCGGCGAGGGTCCGCATCGCGTTCACCATGTCGCGCCTCCCGCCGTAGCTCAGCGCCAGCGCGAGGGTCATCGCCGTACCACCACGGGTCGCTTCGACCATGTGCTCCACCGCACGGCGGGTGAGCGTGGGAAGCTCGTCCAGATCGCCGATGACCTGCACGGCCACGCCCCTGCGGATGCACTCCTCGCGTTCACTCTCGGCGAACTCGAGGCAAACCCGCATCAGACCATCAATCTCGTCCTTGGGTCGCGCCCAGTTGGCGACGCTGAAGGCATAGAGGGTGAGGTTGGGGATCCCACGCTCCCTGCACGAACGCACGGCGAGGCGCACGGCCTTCAGCCCTTCTTCGTGTCCCTTCGGGCGCGGGAGGCCGCGCGTCGACGCCCAGCGACCGTTTCCATCGAGGATGATCGCGATGTGCCTGGGAAGGTTGGGATGCGCCATGAGCAGGTCCTTCTGGAAGTATGTTTTCACTCTGCACCAGAAACGCGCCTGACAGGCGCGGGTCCGATGGTGCCCTCATGGAGGTTTCGTGGAGGCGGAGCAGGCTGGCCCACGAGGGTGAAAACACACTGTCTTTGTGGAGGGTGCCATCGTCGCCGGGAAGGGCCCAGCAAATCCGCCTGGATCGGCGCACGGGCAGCCCCGAGCATGCTTCCGGAGGTGTCCCAGGCAGCGCGCGGGCGGCGCGCAGGCTGGAATCCTCACGCTGCAGGCAAAGAAAGCTGGACCTCCACGTCGGGAGGCCCACGCTCGATGCACTCGGCCGACCCACTGTGGGCTTCGGCGATTGCCCTCACGATCGCCAGGCCGAGCCCGGTGCCACCTTTGTCGGCCCGCGTGGTCACGAAGCGTCGGAACATCCGCCCCGCGATGTGACGCGCGATCTGACCTCGGCTCTTCACCGACAGGAGCACCTTGCTGTCCGCGCGCGTGAGCGCGACCCGCACCGGCGCCTCTGGATCGCCGTGCATCCGCGCGTTGTCGAGCAGGTTGTCCAGCGCGCGACCCAGCCACAGGGCGTCACCCCGCACGATCGCGCCCGCACCGGTCACCACCACGGCGCTCCCCCGCTCGCGCGCGCGGTCCGCTGCCGCCTCGGCCACGCTCATCAGATCCACCACCTCCATCTGCTCCACACCGCGCGCCTCCATCCGCGCGAGCGACAGCAGATCCCCGAGCATCGCCTCGATGCGCGCCGTCGCCTCCTGGATGCGGCCCACGAAGCGCGTCGCCTCCTCTCGATCATCGAGCGCGCCGCCCTCCAGCACCTCCGCGCTCGCCCGGATCGCGGCCACCGGGTTCTTCAGCTCGTGCGAGAGATCGGCGGCGAACGTCTCGACGAACGGCCTGCCCTCCAGATCGCGGCGCATGGTATCGATCGCGCGCGCGAGCCGCTGCACCTCGCGCCCATGCGCAGGTGGCGGCGGCGCCCTCCGCTCCCCCTCGCTCACGCGCACGGCGAAGTCGGTGAGCGACTCGATGGGCGCGGCGATCGCGCGCCCGATGATCAGCGACGACACCGCGGCGGCGGCGACCAGCACCGTGCTGAGCACCAGGATGGGCGGCGCGAAGTCGGCGACCATCCGCTCCACCACGATCGTCGGCTTGACCACGCGCACCGCCCCCACCCGCTCGCCGCGCACCAGCACCGGCGCGGTGACGAAGACGTTCCCTGGCTCCCCCGGGGAGGGGCCGCTCGACCTCACCGTCCTCCCCTCTGGATCGAGCAGCGCCAGGTTCAGCACCACGTCGAGCCCCCCCGCGTCGACGCTGCGCACATCCTCGAGGCGCACACCCCGCGTCTCGATCTCCATCGCCACCACGGCCGCGAACACCGCCGCCTCGTCACGCGCCGACCCCTCCGCGAGGAAACGCGCGCGCGCCTCGATACGATCGATGACCAGCACCCCCAGGCCCAGGGCGAAGGCGCCGATCACCGCGCCGAGCGCGATGAAGATCTGCATCCGGACGCTCATCCCGGCGGTGCGCGTCCGCACCAGGCGCGAGACGAAGATGGCGACGAGGAGGATGAGACAGATCGCGGCGGCCGCCGTGATGACCAGCCGGATCATGCTTCTCCCTTGCTCCCCTCCCCGTCCTGCGCGGGCCGATCCGTCACCCGGTAGCCCACCCCGCGCACGGTCTCGATGAGCGCCGCGTCTCCCCCCGCCTCCACCACCTTCTTCCGCAGCGCCTTCACGTGCGAGTCGATGGTCCGATCCGTGATCGCGAACCCGTCTCCCCACACGCGATCGATGAGCTGCGGCCGGGTGAACACCCGCCCTGGCGCGGCCAGCATGCAGGCGAGCAGATCGAACTCCACCCGGGTGAGATCGACCTCCTGACCACGCACGTGAGCCCGCCGCGTCGACTCGTCGACCTGGAGCGCGAGGGGCGCCGCCACGGGCGCCGGGGGCAGATCCGACGGCGCCGTCGCCACGGCGTGCCCCGCGGCGCGCCGCAGCACCGCCCGGACCCTGGCCACCACCTCGCGGGGGGAGAACGGCTTCGTCACGTAGTCATCGGCGCCGGTCTCCAGCGCAGCGACCCGATCCGCCTCGCTGTCACGGCTGGAGAGCACGATGATCGCCGGCCCGGCTGCGCTCCGCCGCGCCAGGCTCAGCAGCTCGAAGCCGCTCCCGTCGGGCAGCGTCAGATCCAGGATCACCAGATCGGCCCGAGGCAGCTCGCGCTCCGCGTCCGCAAGCGTGTTGACCACGGTGGTGCCGAAGCCGTCGCGCCGCAGAAAAAAGGCAATCGACTCCGCGATCGCCGGCTCGTCCTCGACCACCAGGACCTTCGCCATCGGCGCGAGCCTAGCGGAAACCAGAGGCCGTGCGCACCGCTCGACGCACGCCTACCTGGCGACGGCCGCGTCCACGATCTCCCGGACCGCCGTGAGCAGCAGCTCGTAACCACCGGGATGAGGATGCGCCCCGGCGAGGTGGACCACGACACCACCACGCGCCCGCAGCTCCAGGTGCCCTTGAAACCCTCGTTGCGCGAGCAGCCGTCGGAGCCGCGGGTGGAACGCCGCCGCCGCCACCTCGGGCGACGACGCGAACGTCGCCGCGTGCTCGTCCCACGCCGGATCACCGATCTTCACCGGGATGGGCGGCGGCCCTTCGAGAAAGATCGCCCGCGTGGTGAAGTGTTCACCGAAGCGCACCGCGGCCCGCCGCTGGACGCCGTTGTGCACGGCGAACCCGAGCAACGTGCGCTCCAGCGGCACCTCACCTTCGGCGGCGTACCACGGCTCCACGATGCAGATGTGGCCTCCATACGCCGTCCACGTGCAGGCGTTGTAGTACGTACCCGGCGGCGTGAGGGTGACGTACGGCTCCCACTGTCGAAACCACCCCTCGTCGGGGTGCGCGACGTAGGACAGGTGGCGCGAAGCAGCCCAGTGCGCGATGGCTTCGGATCCGAACGGCAACGGCATGACGACCTCGATCTAACCTCATCCGGGTCGTGCGTGACGCACATCGCGCCGAAGACCCTTGCCACGACGCCGACGCATCTGGTCCCCTCGGGGATCATGCAGCAGCCCCCTGGGTATCCGCCACCGCCCGGAGGCGCTTACGGTCCGCCGGGTCCACCCCCTGGCGGAGGTCATGGTCCTCCAGGCGGAGGGTTCGGCCCTCCGGGCTACGGCCACCCAGGCGGCCCCCACGGACCGGGAGGCTTCGGCCATGGCCCCCCGGGTGGCGGCAATGTTCCCCCGGGTGGCCCGTTTGGACCCCCGGGCTATTTCCCTCCCGGCGCAGGTCACCCCGGTGGCCATCAAGGCCCCCCGGGCGGCGGGTATGGCCCGCCCCCTCCACGGAAAGAGGGCACCTCGATCGCGGTCATCGCCCTCATCGCGTTGATCGGCTTCGGTGTCTTCGGCCTGGGAGGCTGCCTCGTCTGCTTCTACCTGGGAGCGTCCACATCGCCGACGTCGACGCCGACGGCCTCTTCCACCACCCCCACCGTCGCGCCGACTGCCACCGAGACCTCGACCTGGATCACGAGCGAGCGGCCGTTCGTGAAGTTCCTCGCCCCGCCCCGCTGGGACAAAGCGCTCAAGGACGACTGGGGGGTCTTCACCTCGCCGGACGGCCAGGCCGTCTTCGCCTTCACCACCTTCAGCCGCCCGGGCGAGTCCACCGCGCGCCTGAGCAGGGCCGCGTGGGCCCTCGGCGTGACGGACATCCAGTGGGGCTCGCCCTCCACCGGGACCATCGGCGAAGAGAAGTTCAGCGCGCGCACGGGCGAGGGCACGTGCAACTTCAACGGCCCGGGTGGCTACATCTGGTACGCCACGGTCAACCCCGGATCCGTCGAGCAGATCCTCCTCATCTACACGGTCAGCGCGAAGGGCGACCGCTCGCACAAGGACGCGGCGCTCACCTCGGTCCGCTCCCTCAGGCGACGCCCCTGATGACCGCTCGCCGCGACGAGGCCGACCTCGTCGCTTCGAAAAGCGAGCGACGTCCCCGGCCGCATGCATGAGCCCACGTCATTGTGGTCTCCGTGAGCGCCGCCCTGGCGGCGCTCGGGTCCGCCATCGTCAGAACGAGCCGGAGATCGACAGGCCGCCGAAGCCGTACCCCACCGAAGGCGCAATGTCGATCGAGGGGCCAGGAGGCGGCGCAGCCTCGCTGCCCTGCGACCCACCGCCTCCGTTCGCCGACGACGCCGTACCCGAGGCCCCCTGTGTCGGGTAG is part of the Chondromyces crocatus genome and encodes:
- a CDS encoding matrixin family metalloprotease, encoding MASGSRASAVVVASAFALLATSEAAAYCRSTTCRGVDACDGEIIEGCLPLQWKRSCIGFALQEDASSDVTLERANEALDAAFDAWQTADCGGATPGISVENMGTVTCDQTEYNKKAGNANILVFRDEVWPHVDGQHNIALTTVSYDPRNGELYNADIEVNTANYEFVDGDMYDLRSVLTHEAGHFLGMGHALTDDATMRPVYDVYSTDFRVLSPDDAAGICATYPPREEGSGHCNPIPRHGFARECGDDQAPGRCGMSPASASTAGGGAIALFGMSVMVAAVRRRRRTWVRRGEIKGRSGPPPG
- the cyaY gene encoding iron donor protein CyaY, encoding MSDASVPEQVYEAAADRTLRELQDRIMDLTDGPESDLSSGILTIEFEDGVKFVINSHRAARQIWMAAERSAWHFDYRHNEGRWVASKSGDELWNAVDAVLSRKLGRPIHLAR
- a CDS encoding HAD family hydrolase — translated: MLRYQTVLFDLDGTLVDSIRLILDSFHHTFAAFGLPPRDEAELLRGIGVPLAKLLSGWSPDPATADAMLATFRAYNQERHDATIRPYPGILSAVDTLGALGVRLGIVTSKTRRFAEMGLRVTGLEAAFPVLVCGDEVTHPKPHREPVDRALALLYAAPEEALFVGDSLHDLHAGNAAHVATGAALWGAFTREDLVSGNPTHWLSTPHELLEVVQGERLSTTSGSG
- a CDS encoding ABC transporter substrate-binding protein, with the translated sequence MPFKSTISVPASSASRSLRRLAPLFAAFALPLGAGGCSLIVEQSTTQCETNDDCVSFPGAICSAEKVCVSSANAACSTNQECVSRLGNNYVCVPSAGTCKSLVSEQCQTIVGTPAPDDAIILGSIAPTTGVDEGIGVPIENAARVAVHDFRDTAAQIADRPRQLVMVGCTDDSSSETARTATRHLLSLDSPAIIGAAFSGITMDIKDETIAAGTLLMSPSATAVGLGDLVDKSLVWRTAPPDTYQAQAIALYISQYLEGQVAESPLKVAVLHRGDDYGRQLRQALENELILNGQRPTHPTNSANYLRFDYGDPDNPDTNPPKLQEAVNAALTSQPHIVVLVGYSEAVNDIFVPLEKALAERPPATTTLPYYVMTDGVVSSDLWDTIGTNNTLRKRVSGTTPGRARSNPVFQAFAKTYKARFDDGGSEVFGAAEAYDAVYVLGYAAATLGTNPVTGPGLAEGIGKLIPPGTPIDAGAAAIPDAITRLRAGEKIDFTGASGPLDFDLGKGEAAGDIQIWCIPSGLDGRARSNILAGLFLDAADPGTLKGSLSSACD
- a CDS encoding proprotein convertase P-domain-containing protein; translation: MRTPDRQLGTGVGVALLVAAAMSALSCTLDVMGTGPDAADPDGNGGTGAGSAGSAGEGGGDAGGGGPGTGGEGGSGEPVPRCGDGAIDAGERCDDGNGVSGDGCSACGVDDGYTCSGAPSVCEEATLTPFTEGPRLGISIPDDARYDGSLASMVCVPIAVTTASDALVRQVELSVGIQHPYLGDLVIKVASPDETVLTVMSRPGVNDPEDSSFGSNGDSSNLEAAHPIRFADGEARSAQTMGSSIGGGSVVCKDDNRCDYAPAPERGPGTAFSDFHGKPATGSWRVCVADGDTNDSGSIDMVSLSILAW
- a CDS encoding glutathione peroxidase, yielding MFTSREGQRVPDVTLRVRQDGEWKDITTKQLFGGKTVIVFALPGAFTPTCSTAHVPRYNELFPAFQARGVDEIVCVSVNDSFVMDAWKQDQKADKVSFVPDGNGVFSEAMGMLVDKADLGFGKRSWRYSMLVRDGVIEKQFIEPEKPGDPYEVSDADTMLRHLGGTAHHDVLLFTKPGCGHCARAKRLLEENKLPYAELPSSPRVLRALPGGGTTPQVFVDGKHIGGADELEKWLQTAGK
- a CDS encoding YchJ family protein, whose protein sequence is MPKPQLCPCTSGLSYRACCAPFHAGGEPPDPRTLVRSRYAAFALKEAAYLVRTLDAAHPDRALDATLYTRAIKDGQLRYMGLTLLDAEDVDEVGVARVLFLAKIFERGRDRSFVELSDFRHDGTGWRYLAGINVAARELPAGGAGLTIARFRQG